From a region of the Mycolicibacterium sp. MU0050 genome:
- a CDS encoding threonine aldolase family protein — MTVSAAFASDNAAPVHPAVLDALIGANADPVSAYGKDPYTEHATQRLRDLFASPDAEVLFALTGTAANVIALSAATRPWHEILCSDIAHALLDEAGGPVRISGAQLTRLPSDDGLIDPAELERRVARRGDVHHSHPSIVTITQSTENGRVWTASRLREFVDRAHELDLLVHIDGARIANAIAALDLDPAEAIADADVVTVGGTKNGQMFGDAVLVRRPERFDGIRFVQKQIGQLASKQRFVAAQFEAMLTDGLWLQTAAHANTMAARLSRGLTAMGLRLAAPTEANEVFVQLDPAARERISGYAVHQPDALSPVFRLVCSWATTEEQVSDVLQRLRG; from the coding sequence GTGACCGTCTCCGCCGCCTTCGCCTCCGACAATGCCGCGCCGGTGCATCCGGCCGTGCTCGACGCGCTGATCGGCGCCAATGCGGACCCCGTCAGCGCCTACGGGAAGGACCCCTACACCGAGCACGCCACCCAGCGGCTGCGGGACCTGTTCGCCAGCCCCGACGCCGAGGTGCTGTTCGCGCTCACCGGCACCGCGGCCAACGTCATCGCACTGAGTGCGGCCACCCGGCCCTGGCACGAGATCCTCTGCAGCGATATCGCGCATGCGCTGCTCGACGAGGCGGGCGGCCCGGTGCGGATCTCCGGTGCCCAGCTCACCCGATTACCCAGCGACGACGGGCTCATCGACCCGGCCGAGCTCGAGCGCCGGGTCGCCCGCCGCGGCGACGTGCACCATTCGCATCCGAGCATCGTCACCATCACCCAGTCCACCGAGAACGGCCGTGTGTGGACCGCTTCGCGACTGCGCGAGTTCGTCGACCGCGCCCACGAGCTGGACCTGCTGGTACACATCGACGGCGCCCGGATCGCCAATGCGATTGCGGCCCTGGACCTCGATCCCGCGGAGGCCATTGCCGACGCCGACGTGGTGACCGTCGGTGGCACCAAGAACGGCCAGATGTTCGGCGACGCCGTGCTGGTGCGCCGACCGGAGCGATTCGACGGAATTCGGTTCGTGCAGAAGCAGATCGGACAGCTGGCGAGCAAGCAACGGTTTGTCGCAGCGCAGTTCGAGGCGATGCTGACCGACGGACTGTGGCTGCAGACCGCCGCGCACGCCAACACGATGGCCGCGCGGCTCAGCCGGGGGCTCACCGCGATGGGCCTGCGGTTGGCGGCGCCGACCGAGGCCAATGAGGTTTTCGTACAGCTGGACCCCGCTGCCCGCGAGCGGATTTCGGGCTACGCGGTGCACCAGCCGGACGCGCTGTCGCCGGTGTTCCGCCTGGTGTGCTCCTGGGCCACCACCGAGGAGCAGGTCTCCGACGTGTTGCAGCGGCTGCGCGGATAG
- a CDS encoding Rieske 2Fe-2S domain-containing protein: MTAVAPNSTEKYGDPLPPYPYSWYAVAFSHELKPGKVLTRRFLDDEIVLFRTASGALSAVEPYCPHLGAHIGRRGWVDGESVVCPFHQFKFAPSGRCVSTPDGEPPRGAALRTLPVRNHLGMIMVYHGPPGQEPSFELELPESDPDWHPISTKKLHFHTHPQEVNENGLDHLHFATIHKFRNFVVPKPMETDGPRLHTEYGGTKPIPIIGGIRFHFNSVLIGLGFSLVEIVIQGGWTVRQMVLPTPVAPREVDIYIGISPKKKARNRLLRKLIAPVERLMGWIVLQVVSYEVQRDQLIWDDKVYLEHPKLTAADRPIGKYRHWVRQFYP; the protein is encoded by the coding sequence ATGACGGCGGTGGCGCCGAACAGTACCGAAAAGTACGGTGATCCGCTGCCGCCCTATCCCTACAGTTGGTATGCGGTGGCCTTCAGTCACGAACTCAAGCCGGGCAAGGTGCTCACCCGCCGCTTCCTCGACGACGAGATCGTCCTGTTCCGCACCGCATCAGGCGCGCTCTCGGCCGTCGAACCGTACTGTCCGCACCTGGGCGCCCACATCGGCAGACGGGGTTGGGTGGACGGCGAGTCGGTGGTGTGCCCGTTCCACCAGTTCAAGTTCGCCCCCTCGGGCCGCTGCGTGTCCACCCCGGACGGTGAACCGCCGCGCGGGGCGGCCCTGCGGACCCTCCCGGTGCGCAACCACCTCGGCATGATCATGGTCTATCACGGGCCGCCCGGGCAGGAACCGAGCTTCGAGTTGGAGCTGCCGGAGTCTGACCCCGACTGGCACCCCATCTCGACCAAGAAGTTGCACTTCCACACCCATCCGCAGGAAGTCAACGAAAACGGCTTGGACCACCTGCATTTCGCCACCATTCACAAGTTCCGCAATTTCGTCGTGCCCAAACCGATGGAAACCGACGGACCCAGGCTGCACACCGAATACGGTGGCACCAAACCGATTCCGATCATCGGAGGGATTCGTTTCCACTTCAACTCGGTGTTGATCGGGCTGGGGTTCTCGCTGGTGGAGATTGTCATCCAGGGCGGCTGGACCGTGCGCCAGATGGTGCTGCCCACTCCGGTCGCCCCGCGCGAGGTGGACATCTACATCGGCATCAGCCCCAAGAAGAAGGCCCGAAACCGGCTGTTGCGCAAACTGATCGCCCCGGTGGAACGACTGATGGGCTGGATTGTGCTGCAGGTCGTCAGCTACGAGGTCCAACGCGACCAGTTGATCTGGGACGACAAGGTGTATCTCGAGCACCCCAAGCTGACCGCCGCCGACCGCCCCATCGGCAAGTACCGCCACTGGGTCCGCCAGTTCTATCCCTGA